From a region of the Pseudanabaena sp. ABRG5-3 genome:
- a CDS encoding tetratricopeptide repeat protein, translated as MRYRIWLLSILASVSVGASPLLAQALLPHTTRINFGNLEEQALNLAREAAQLAQFEQFDLALPRARLAAQLAPKAFQTQGILGSIYLRQEKYAEAIAALSTANTLKKDEPTILFSLGAAYLRNKNYPEAIGNLKKGLALEPKAASAMFDLGNAYFLTKRYDEAVTIYNDVLTLDTKFWAATNNIGLVEYERGNIDQAITKWQNSLKQAEKVEFLAAEPTLALATAFYRKGDRDKAIQLAVQAMKIDPRYGKISYLIENLWGDRLVADVQLVLSHPQVKQILDESDLSTRQVPKLRRN; from the coding sequence GTGCGTTATCGAATTTGGTTGCTGTCAATTCTTGCGTCTGTTAGCGTTGGAGCCTCTCCACTACTCGCTCAAGCCCTTCTACCCCATACGACTCGGATCAACTTTGGCAACTTAGAAGAGCAAGCGCTCAACTTGGCAAGGGAGGCAGCACAACTTGCTCAATTTGAACAATTTGATTTGGCTTTGCCCCGTGCGCGTCTCGCTGCCCAATTAGCACCTAAAGCCTTCCAGACTCAAGGCATTCTCGGCAGTATTTACCTACGCCAAGAGAAATATGCTGAGGCGATCGCGGCTCTAAGTACAGCAAATACGCTCAAAAAGGATGAACCCACAATTTTATTTAGCTTGGGGGCTGCCTATCTGCGTAACAAAAACTATCCTGAAGCGATCGGCAACCTCAAAAAAGGTTTGGCTCTTGAGCCAAAGGCTGCTTCAGCGATGTTTGATCTCGGCAATGCCTATTTCTTAACCAAGCGTTATGACGAAGCAGTAACTATTTACAATGATGTTCTAACCCTTGATACAAAATTCTGGGCAGCTACTAACAACATTGGTTTAGTTGAATATGAGCGCGGCAATATCGATCAAGCGATTACCAAATGGCAAAATTCGCTCAAGCAAGCTGAAAAAGTTGAGTTTCTAGCGGCTGAGCCAACCCTTGCCCTTGCGACTGCTTTTTACCGCAAAGGCGATCGCGACAAGGCAATTCAACTAGCAGTTCAGGCGATGAAAATCGATCCGCGCTACGGCAAAATTTCCTACTTGATAGAAAACCTGTGGGGTGATCGCTTAGTTGCGGATGTGCAGTTAGTTTTATCGCATCCTCAAGTCAAGCAAATTTTGGACGAGAGCGATCTTTCCACCCGCCAAGTCCCCAAATTACGTCGTAACTAA
- a CDS encoding ABC transporter substrate-binding protein, which yields MKRSMPKRVKVKQWKAVILLLIIGMCSLLLWGCSIKSEVLKDRLIVPLDSDIKTFNPVLINDAYSGIAIGYTLTGLITENAITKDLDPELAEKWEFQQDGKQLIFTMRPDLKWSDGYPLTVDDVLFTFQDIIFNEKIPSGSRDVLRIGKSQTLPRVEKLDDRRISFSMDEPFAPALRTIGGTGILPKHVFAPTLTESSTDKKLKFLETWTLSTPVSQLVGNGPYLIQEYRPSERLIYKPNPYYWKKGTPYIDKLVMQIVESPDTALLRFRSGDLDMYRLRGEDYQLLKRFEKRDRYKIYNAGPATGQAFLMFNLNKGKDPKTNQPFVEPIKSKWFNDVNFRRAVAYAINREAIITNLSRGLAQTQNSPISIPSPYFLPPEKGLKVYDYQPEKSKEILLQAGYKYNSEQQLLDAQGNLVRFTLMAPTGGRVAMGAQIKNDLEKIGMKVDFNPVDFRIITDKLDNSKQWDASLLGFTGGAEPNSGINLWATDGDSHLFNKGPVGDEKPFPGREIADWEQKIHDLMIKGAQELDETKRKEIYAEYQQLVQEQLPLIHLTVPLYLVAIRDRVENVQPSALAGSTGVTGALWNVEQLKLKS from the coding sequence GTGAAAAGAAGTATGCCGAAACGGGTTAAAGTCAAACAGTGGAAAGCAGTAATATTGCTGTTGATCATTGGTATGTGTTCGCTGCTGCTTTGGGGTTGCTCGATTAAATCGGAAGTTCTCAAAGATCGCTTAATAGTTCCATTAGATAGTGATATCAAAACCTTTAATCCTGTTTTAATTAATGATGCCTATAGTGGCATTGCGATCGGCTATACCCTAACTGGTCTGATTACTGAAAATGCAATTACTAAAGACCTAGATCCCGAACTAGCGGAGAAATGGGAATTTCAACAAGATGGTAAACAACTTATTTTCACGATGCGTCCAGATCTCAAATGGTCAGATGGATATCCACTCACTGTTGATGATGTGCTATTTACTTTCCAAGACATTATTTTCAATGAGAAGATTCCTTCAGGTAGTCGAGATGTATTAAGAATTGGCAAGTCACAGACTTTACCTAGAGTTGAGAAGTTAGACGATCGCCGTATCTCTTTCTCTATGGATGAACCCTTTGCGCCAGCACTACGAACCATTGGCGGCACTGGTATTTTGCCTAAGCATGTTTTTGCACCAACCCTGACAGAAAGCTCTACTGACAAAAAATTAAAGTTCTTAGAAACATGGACTCTCAGTACTCCCGTGAGCCAGCTAGTTGGGAATGGTCCCTATCTCATTCAAGAATATCGCCCATCGGAAAGGTTAATCTATAAACCCAATCCCTACTATTGGAAAAAGGGAACTCCCTACATCGACAAGTTGGTAATGCAGATTGTGGAATCTCCTGACACAGCTCTATTACGATTTCGTTCAGGTGATCTCGATATGTATCGTTTGCGTGGAGAAGATTACCAACTACTCAAGCGGTTTGAAAAGCGCGATCGCTACAAAATCTACAATGCTGGACCTGCCACAGGACAAGCATTCTTGATGTTTAACCTCAATAAAGGCAAAGATCCAAAAACCAATCAACCCTTCGTAGAACCGATTAAATCGAAATGGTTTAATGATGTCAACTTCCGTCGTGCAGTTGCCTATGCCATTAATCGCGAAGCGATAATTACCAATCTTTCCCGTGGCTTAGCCCAAACGCAAAACTCACCAATTTCTATTCCTAGTCCCTATTTCTTACCTCCTGAAAAGGGACTCAAGGTTTATGATTATCAGCCTGAGAAGTCAAAGGAAATTCTTTTACAGGCAGGATATAAATACAATTCTGAACAGCAATTACTTGATGCTCAGGGCAATCTAGTCCGCTTTACCTTGATGGCTCCCACAGGTGGTAGGGTCGCAATGGGAGCGCAAATTAAAAATGACCTCGAAAAAATTGGGATGAAAGTTGATTTTAATCCCGTTGATTTTCGGATTATTACTGATAAGCTCGATAACTCTAAGCAGTGGGATGCGTCGCTCCTCGGCTTCACTGGCGGCGCAGAACCAAATAGTGGCATTAATCTATGGGCAACCGATGGCGACTCCCATCTATTTAATAAGGGACCTGTTGGGGATGAAAAACCTTTTCCCGGTCGCGAGATTGCTGACTGGGAACAAAAAATTCACGATCTAATGATTAAGGGCGCTCAAGAACTTGATGAAACTAAGCGTAAAGAAATCTATGCCGAATATCAGCAGTTAGTACAGGAGCAGTTACCACTTATTCATTTAACGGTTCCACTGTACTTAGTAGCTATTCGCGATCGCGTAGAAAATGTCCAACCATCGGCTCTTGCTGGTAGTACTGGCGTGACAGGCGCATTGTGGAATGTGGAACAACTCAAACTCAAGTCTTAA
- the ispF gene encoding 2-C-methyl-D-erythritol 2,4-cyclodiphosphate synthase, protein MNIRIGNGYDLHRLVSDRRLILGGVEIPHEKGLLGHSDADVLTHAIMDAMLGALALGDIGHYFPPSDPQWAGADSMMLLQQVQDLIGAQGWRVNNLDAMVIAEAPKLKPHIKAMRDRLSQAMNLPIDCVSVKATTNEGQDAIGQKEAIAVHAVVLLVKGE, encoded by the coding sequence ATGAATATCCGCATTGGCAATGGTTATGACCTGCATCGACTCGTTAGTGATCGCCGCTTGATCCTTGGTGGTGTCGAAATCCCCCATGAAAAAGGACTGCTAGGACATAGCGATGCCGATGTGTTAACCCATGCGATCATGGATGCGATGCTAGGAGCGCTTGCACTTGGTGATATTGGGCATTATTTCCCACCTTCTGATCCTCAATGGGCAGGAGCCGATAGCATGATGCTATTGCAGCAGGTACAGGATTTAATTGGCGCACAGGGTTGGCGAGTGAATAACCTTGATGCCATGGTGATCGCTGAAGCTCCTAAACTTAAACCCCATATTAAAGCAATGCGCGATCGCCTGTCGCAAGCGATGAATTTACCGATTGATTGTGTCAGTGTCAAGGCTACTACCAATGAAGGACAGGATGCGATCGGACAAAAGGAGGCGATCGCCGTTCATGCAGTGGTGTTGTTGGTTAAAGGTGAATAG
- a CDS encoding hybrid sensor histidine kinase/response regulator: MSDRLQKHLIDKNVDTTAEFSNLCHALEGCVLVVDDNPTNLSVLVNLLRDVGLRVLVATDGESAIEQIEYVKPDLILLDVMMPGIDGFETCQRLKANVDTAKIPIIFMTALSETVDKVRGLSLGAVDYITKPFEHEEVLVRIRTHLMLAKQRQTIELQNIELQTEIAERKRAEEALTIFLHAVSHDLRNPVTGLIMVLEQLSNNSKTADEPILLPRTTLERMRQSGDRQLALINSLLESHVNDVHGIIIHPQLVAIGDIISAVIYDLQPILEKEDATVVVQIEPELNPIWVDAAHIYRVFQNLIVNAIKHNPPNLKLTISANNHTENMILCEVIDNGVGMTHEQSEILFELYAQGNAQNKLNRRSLSLGLGLYICRQIVQAHGGAIGAIGELNVGSRFWFTLANS, encoded by the coding sequence ATGAGCGATCGCCTGCAAAAACATCTCATCGACAAAAATGTAGATACGACTGCTGAATTCTCGAACCTATGCCATGCTCTTGAAGGCTGTGTGTTGGTTGTTGATGACAATCCCACTAACTTGAGTGTATTAGTCAATTTATTGCGGGATGTGGGGCTAAGAGTATTAGTGGCAACCGATGGCGAAAGTGCGATCGAGCAAATTGAATATGTCAAGCCTGATCTGATTTTGCTAGATGTAATGATGCCTGGGATCGACGGTTTTGAGACTTGTCAACGACTCAAGGCAAACGTTGATACGGCAAAGATTCCGATCATTTTTATGACCGCACTCTCGGAAACAGTGGATAAAGTGCGTGGTTTGTCCTTGGGAGCAGTGGACTATATAACAAAACCCTTTGAGCATGAAGAGGTCTTAGTAAGGATTCGTACTCACTTAATGCTGGCGAAACAACGTCAAACCATTGAATTACAAAATATTGAACTGCAAACAGAAATTGCGGAACGTAAACGGGCTGAGGAAGCTTTAACAATTTTTCTTCATGCCGTTTCCCATGATTTGCGTAATCCTGTTACAGGATTAATAATGGTACTTGAGCAGTTGAGTAATAACAGTAAAACTGCCGATGAGCCTATTCTCTTACCCAGAACGACTCTGGAACGAATGCGTCAAAGTGGCGATCGCCAGTTAGCCTTAATTAATTCGTTGTTAGAGTCTCATGTGAATGATGTACATGGAATTATCATCCATCCTCAACTTGTGGCAATTGGAGATATCATATCGGCGGTTATCTACGATCTTCAGCCCATTTTAGAAAAAGAAGATGCAACGGTAGTGGTACAAATAGAGCCTGAGTTGAATCCTATTTGGGTCGATGCGGCTCATATCTATAGAGTCTTCCAAAACCTGATTGTTAATGCCATCAAACATAACCCACCTAACCTCAAGCTAACGATTTCGGCAAATAACCATACTGAGAACATGATCCTGTGCGAAGTTATTGATAATGGAGTAGGCATGACGCATGAACAGAGCGAAATCCTGTTTGAACTATATGCTCAAGGTAATGCTCAAAACAAACTTAATCGGCGATCGCTTAGTCTCGGTTTAGGCTTGTATATCTGTCGCCAAATTGTGCAAGCTCATGGTGGTGCGATCGGCGCAATTGGCGAACTAAATGTCGGCTCTCGTTTTTGGTTTACCTTAGCCAATTCCTAA
- a CDS encoding nuclease-related domain-containing protein, whose protein sequence is MIIKELDHIEATDKFGQAGYHAESQLAFYLKREFKDDPQILVFNNLRLEKDGDACQIDHLLLHRYGMVIIESKSVTTRVEVNELGEWKRWFNNAWQGMPSPILQAQRQGKFLKDYLEDHVGDLLNKTIIGRQVHFTRMPINVLVAISDSGIINRPKNDKLDIVCKADQVSVRVQALVADYRKKDSLFNLSLEIPYDLAKDEVLRISQFLLAQHRPTKARVVKDDSAPIFSNVPQTSVGSDPTLKSIAKVKPDLSRKKIISTTSELPQKADINHKPVVKSGVKINLSSQNICAHCQSSNLSILYVHSYFFKCNDCDKNTAIKNICSSCGDREKLRKSGLQFFTECGKCSTSRLFHTNSST, encoded by the coding sequence ATGATTATTAAAGAACTAGATCACATAGAAGCAACCGATAAATTTGGACAGGCTGGATATCATGCTGAATCTCAACTAGCTTTTTATTTAAAAAGGGAATTTAAAGACGATCCCCAAATACTAGTTTTCAATAATTTACGGTTGGAAAAAGATGGTGATGCCTGTCAGATCGATCATTTGCTATTACATCGTTATGGAATGGTCATCATTGAAAGTAAGAGCGTTACAACTCGTGTAGAAGTAAATGAACTCGGTGAATGGAAACGTTGGTTTAACAATGCTTGGCAAGGAATGCCATCACCAATTTTGCAAGCGCAACGACAGGGGAAATTTCTCAAAGACTATTTGGAGGATCATGTTGGAGATCTTCTCAATAAGACAATTATTGGCAGACAGGTTCACTTTACAAGAATGCCGATCAATGTGTTAGTAGCAATTTCAGATTCTGGCATTATTAATCGTCCGAAGAATGACAAGCTTGATATTGTCTGCAAAGCCGATCAAGTATCTGTAAGGGTGCAGGCGCTTGTGGCAGACTATCGCAAAAAAGATAGTTTATTCAATCTTAGTTTAGAAATTCCCTATGATTTGGCTAAAGATGAAGTCCTAAGAATTAGCCAGTTCTTACTAGCACAACATAGACCAACAAAGGCTAGAGTTGTGAAAGATGATAGCGCACCCATATTTTCTAATGTTCCTCAGACAAGTGTTGGATCTGACCCAACCTTGAAATCGATCGCAAAAGTAAAACCAGATTTATCTCGAAAGAAAATTATTTCTACTACCTCAGAATTGCCCCAAAAAGCAGATATTAATCATAAACCAGTCGTAAAATCAGGTGTAAAAATCAATCTAAGTTCTCAAAATATTTGCGCCCATTGTCAAAGTTCAAATCTGTCAATTTTGTATGTGCATAGTTACTTTTTTAAATGTAACGACTGCGATAAAAATACGGCGATTAAAAATATTTGTTCAAGCTGTGGCGATCGCGAAAAGCTTCGGAAGAGTGGTTTGCAGTTTTTTACTGAGTGTGGCAAATGCAGTACATCACGACTGTTCCATACAAATTCTTCTACGTAA